Part of the Odocoileus virginianus isolate 20LAN1187 ecotype Illinois chromosome 9, Ovbor_1.2, whole genome shotgun sequence genome, CCACATAGAGCCCCAGCGAGCCGTACTTGTCGTAGATGTTTCTTTTCGTGGCGTCCGTCAAGATGGCGTGGGCGTTGTTGATCTCCTTAAACTTGTCCGCAGCCTCCGGGTTATCAGGGTTCTTGTCAGGGTGGTATTTCAAGGCCAGCTTCCTGCAAACCAAAACCATCTGCTGGTCATGCATTTTGTACTCACCCACTGGACGGAGGGCTAGCAGAGACACATCTACCTGTCACCAGCTCCCTTTCTTTCCACAGAACTCAAGAACGCCAGGGTCAACAGAAATTTCTGCAATCGTCCAGAGCCATCCACATAGAATCAGGTGCCCTGTGGGAGCTGACCTGCAAGCAGCTGGCCTGAGCGGGCCTGCTCTGATCTCCCCCAGGAGCTGCCAACCCCGCTGCTGCCCTCTAGTGTCCCGGACGCTCATCGAACACTTGTCAAATGGAGGCAAAGGCAGGGACGGGGAGCAAAGGCTTTTTAAATGTGTCTGATAAGGAGATAAGGGAGACCATAAAGGACTGTGTCAGGTGGCTGCATCAGTGACAGTGTCTTAGACACACTGcacaggatgggggtggggcaagCTCAGAGGGaaggctccctgcctccccagggtGTGGAGAATAACCCACAGTCACAGCTCAGCACACTCGACCTGCCCGCCAGGTCTCTGCTCCAGGGCAGGGAGTTCAAATGACTGGCAAGGAgctgtttagttttgtttttttaatttatttatgtaagaggctgtggtgttttgtttttttttttttttaatacaagggGCTGTTTTCTGCTGCCCAGAAAGCATTAAGGTAACACTCATGGGATGCAACAGAACTGCTACTGTGACCCTGCAAGTAGGCCAGGGAAGCAGGGAGATGTAAGACAGCCATGCAGGAGCCGCTGGGGAGGAGGCCGCCTACCGGTAGGACTTCTTGATGTCATCTGAGGTTGCGTTCTTGTCCAGCCCCAGCACATGATACAGGGACTCCCCAGAGGTAGAGAGCGAGCGCTGTCTCTGGTCTGCCATGGCACGCTGTCTATAGGAGAGCGCAGGGAAACAGCAGACAGCGCAGGTTAAAATCCCCAGTGCCGAGCGGACAGGCTTGACTCTATTTTAGGCAAAAATTACTGCGCTTTGTGGGGTCACAACATACACAAACGTAACACATTCGTCTACAGCAGAAAGAAGTGACGAGTGGTCCCACGTTAGGGTAAAGGGCAGTTTCTGACTGCTACAATATTGTCACCCTAAGCAGGCTATTAAATTTAAGTGTGTTTACCACAATCCCTTGAGCAACCTCTAAGTAAAGACATAAGGGGGCCTAGCTagaaaggtgaaagaaaaatgaaaacgaAACTCTACAGATGAAAAGCTCCAGTAAAACGAAGACACTGTCAAATGGAtaaaaatgcaagagacacacTTTAAAAACAGGgtctcaaaatacataaagcaaattttGACAAATAAGGGGAGAAGCAGACAATTTCACACTCACAAAAATCTTAACACCCCTTTCTCAGAAACTGACAGAACAGAAACACATACAAAGTTAGGAAAAATGCCAACAACCTGAAGAACACTATCAACCAACATTACTCAATTACCTGTATGACACCCACATCCATAGAACTTACACTTTTACATGATGGGCCTTAAAACAAGCTTCCAAAAATCTAAAtggacagagggcttccctggtggctcagcagtaaagaatctgcctgctcatgcaggggacacagttcaatctctggtccaggaggatttcacatgctgtggagcaactaagcctgtgcaccacgacgGCTGAGCTGCAGCTTAGAGCTTGTGCtctgctacaagagaagccactgcaataagaagcctgtgcaccgcaactagagagtagtctgtgtgcagcaacgaaggcctaacgcagccaaaattaaaaaaaaaaaaaaaaaattaagtggacTGAAATCATATACAGTATGTCCCCAACACGAACAGATTAGAGACCCAAAAGGGAAGTATCTAGGAAAGCCTCAGTGTTTACTATAAAAACAATACACTTCGAAATAACATGCAGTTCAAAGAAAAGAGGACAGACATAATTTCTAAATTCATTACTGAGGTTATAATCTCTGTGTGATTATAAGCTACTACTTAAAAATaagttgatatatatatatatatatcatagttGCCAAAACTCAGAAGCAACTTCAGCAGGTGATGGAtaaaaaactgtggtacatccagatgGTGGAGTATTACTTAGCACTGACTGAAATGAGCTaccaaaccatgaaaagacacgGAGGAGCCTAAAGGCATTtaactcagtgaaagaagccaatgagAAAGCTACACACACACTGTAGGATTCTACCACTCTTTTTAACAATCTGGAGAAGACAAACCTATGGAATCAGTAGAAAAACTGGTGTTTgctaggggctgggggcagggaggataaACAGTCAGAGCACAGAGAGTTTTTACAGCAGTGGAACTATTCTGATACCACAATGCTACATACACATCATCATACATTTGTCAGAATTGGAAGAATGAgcaacaccaagagtgagcccTCTTGTAAACTGTGGACTTGAGTTAATCTATATCAATGTTAGACCATCACTCTAAACAATGTACCACTCAATGCCAAAAAACTGGGACTGGGAGCAGGAAGTACAAGGCAACTCTCTGAACAGTCTGCTTAATTTTtgtgtaaacctaaaactgccctCAAACAGTTATGCTGTCCTCAGAGACTGAAATTACAGCAAGCTATGACCACAAGGAGCACAGAAAGAACACAGGCTCCGGAAATCACCATCTGAGCAGGGAAGCTGTCAACAAAGCAGAGGGCACAACTGCCTGTAACGGCTGGAGACCAGAGCACAGAGGAGGCACGATTCAAGGAGCATCAGGAGAGAACCAGCAtatggaaaatagaaaacaagaaacTCCATCTAATGAGAATTTGAAAGGCAAAGAATATAGCCAACCAAGAAAGAAATAAGTCAACCGAAAACAAAATTAGTGCTGACAGAAAACACAAGTGTGCAAACTGTAGCCCCGCCGAGCAAGGTCAGATGTCCACATCCTGGACACTGAGAACTTCCCCCCAAAAAACATGCTTCCAGTTCTAAAGAGAAAGGAGTTTCATCCCAGGAGTCCATCATCAACAAGGTGTAAgtcagaaaaatgtttaaatgcagGAGTTCGGGAAAAGCACAGCTTGTGTATCCTGAACGAACCAACGATCTGGACAGCATTTCagcaaaatgaggaaggaaatcaagaaaaaggaaaaggaaaacatgtgGTAAGAAGAGTGGTGGCAGCTGCTTCAGAGAAGGGTCACTTCTGATCACAACCAGGACACAAGCATGTGAACTCCCTCCAGACTGGGTTCCTCAGGGGCCGGGCTCCCCCAGGCACAACGACAACAGTCAGAGGCACAGACAGAAGCACAGAGGTGAAGTCAGGACCCAAGCCAAACCAAAGCGCACAGAGAACGCTGTGATGTCGGTGTGTCACTGTCGAGCCTCACTGCCATCCCAGAGCGGATGGGCTCTGGAACCAGGGTAAGCCCAGTTCTAACAGCTTCCAGCTGTCGACGTGGCCAGGTCACTGCAGCACTCGGCGTTTACCTCCTCATCTGGATTAGAAACAAGGACATACCTCCCCACTACCAGGGCAGGGCCTACAGGGAGCTCAGGACCCTCAGTGACATTGATGACAGCATATTCTCGTCAAGTCTCCATTACTAACAATTTACTCTACAGCAGAAGTAACATGACTGTGTCAAGTTTATTTACTACTTTGCTAAGTAATTTTTTTGGTCCTGAGTAACTGTTCTAGAAAATACAACTTTGACAAATTACTTCTTATTATCAGTTACTCAGTTCCTATTGAATAACCCATTTACAGCCTACCCACAGAAAAGTATCAATAACTGATACTTTCGTATCTGCTCCATTGAAGTTAACTATATCaactgtgttgttgttcagtcattaaatcgtgtccaactctgtgaccccatggactgcagcacaccaggcttccctgtccttcaccatctcccagagtttgctaaaactcatgttcattgtattggtgatgccatccaacatctcgtCCTCAgtcgccgcctcctcctcctgcccttgatctttcccagcattagggtcttttccaatgagttggctgttcacatcaggcagccaaagtattgcagcttcagtttcagcatcagtcttcccaatgaatattcagggttgatttcttttaggattgactggtttgatctccctgctgtccaagggactctcaaaagtcttctccagcaccgcaatcggaaagcgtcaattcttcagtgctcagccttctttatggtccaactctcacatccatacataactattagaaaaaccatagctttgactagacagacctttgttggcaaagtgatgtctctgcttttgaatatgccatctaggtttgtcacagcttttcttccaagaagcaagcatcttttaatttcacggttgcagtcaccattcacagtgattttggagcccaagaaaataaagtctgtcactgttttcatttttttccccatttatttgccatgaagtgatgggaccggatgccatgatagttttttgagtgttgagttttaagaggtGCCAGCTACTTAATGTGACTGACAAGAACTCCCTGTGAAACTTTAGCTTCTAAGTCAAGactccccagcaccacttatgcCTGAGACCTCCATGTTCCTGCACCAAGTGGCAGCATTTCCTGGTCTACAACAAAACCACCCCAAGGAAACACAACATACATGTGGATTACTTAGGGTAAGCCAGTCTCTGTGGTTCATCACCTGCCTCTTCACACGTACAGACCAACCACTgactttttttgtctttgtgtaCACgctttatttgttaaaataccATTAGATTATTCCTCAGGACAAGAGCAAAGATAATCCCCTGCAGAACTTAGGAACTATGTACAGCATTTTACAGAACAGAAGAACACTTTAGCTGAAGGCTGCCTGCTGACCAGAGAAGGGTGTCCTGAGTGGACTCAGCAaagagaaggcaggcaggcagggaagggaaggtgcCCTCTGGATCAACCTTCAGCGGCCAGCAGGGCAAGTCTTGTGATGGTCACAGACTGGAGGCTGTTTTTGAAGGGTTCGAGTACAGCACGGGTTCCACGTGTCTTCACAGGCTAGACCCCAGGCTGAGGTGCCATTAGGTCAATGTCACTCAAATTTCTGGCCAACCAAACTCCAGCAGCAAAGAGTCCCAAATTAAGAATCAAGTTCCTCCGGAAGTCATTCCTGTCGGTGGCGAAGCGGTAGACGCCCCGAAGCCAGTCCCCCACGTTGTCTGGAATTTCGGGAGCTTCATTTGCTGAGCCCGCAGCGGTAACGCCGGCCCCACTGGAAGCCATGGCAACGGGACCACTGACTTTTAAAACCTTAGAATTAGATTTCTTAACTTCAATGAACTGCCAGCAACTATATCCAAATTTTAAAGGccaatatttgtttaataataaATACACCTCTTGAAACCCAGCcaagtaaataattaaataaaaatattagtaaaaaaataaacacatctcTTCAAACCCAGGGATTAAAAACCAGGTTCCACGTTCTGAGTCCCTGGTACCCACAGCTTCCCCTCCCCAACCGGGAGCTAGAGCCCCTGTGATGCTCAGCACCGGAGTGTGTTGGGGTAGGCCAGGACCTTCACAGTAGACACTGGCACCACCAGGCAGGTTCTTCCCACAGAAGAGCAGGCTCATGCTCACACAGATCAAGACTGTTGGGAACCAAGAGCTTCCAAAAAAACAAGTTGGTGATAAAACCCAGCCAGTCAAGACGGGAAGCCAGGGTGACAGGTCTGCAGGCAAGTGACAAATGCACAGAAATGCAAGGACCCAACTGAGGAGCAGCAACAGGCCTACTGTGAACCTCCTGGACCGCATGGTGGGTGAGGATACAGTGCGGCAGCCCCATGGTTGCCCCTGGGTAAAGGTGAGGGAGCAGCAATTTCATTGGTATCACCTCCATCTCATTTGCCGAATTCAAGGAAAACTGGAACAAACACCTCTGCTTCAAAGACGATGTGAATATCTTCAGAATGTGTCTGGTGATCTGGTTGTTTCTCAGAAGCATCAGGGAGCAGAggttaaaatatttcttcctggACTTTCCCAGTGGGTATAGTGtatgggaatccacctgccaatgcaggggacacaggttcaatccctgatccaggcagattccacatactgtggagcaactaaaccggtgagccacagctattgagcccttGCTCTAGAGACCAAGAgccacaacgactgaagcccatCTATGCTCTGATAAGATGAGTAGCCcttgtgcactgcaactagagaaagcccatgcacagccacgaagacccagcatagccaaaaaatagaaagcaaataaatactttaaaaaataaaagacttcgTTGTCTATCACTATTCCCATACTATTGTTTTTTGAAATCATGTTCTTCTGTAGGCTTTTCTGCACTGCACGAACTTGAGGCGCCTGTCATGACTCACTTCCAGGACACACAACTTCCGCGTGCTGGGCTGACGCGTGCACTGAGCACTCAGCCTTCTCGGTCCTCAGGGCCTTCAGCCCTAGGGGTGTGGGCCTGTCTCCGTATGTTAACAATAAGCAAGGCTCCAGCAGTCCCTACAGTGCCCTTTCTGATCTGTGCTCAAGAGCAAGCTGTCCATTTGGGGATGTGTTTTTGGCTGTGAGCCAATCAAAGGGCCGTAAATGAAGGATCCTGACAACCAGGGTCCAGTCAACTGCAAATCCTCCTAAGAACCCAAGAACATCCTTGCATGGACTCCCTCCAACTCAATTTTGAATCATTAGAGTTGGCATCACAAACAATGAGAGTAAGGGATTAAATAACCTTATATTTGAATACAATCACTGACAGCACAGCAATGAGTCTGGACAGCTCAAGCCTAATTTAATTGTCTCAGCCAAGTAGTCAAACATCAGAAAAGAGCAAGCTGGGTACTAGTAAAAGTCAGAACAGACTTGAACGTCAAGGCTTGCTCAGTGCTATTTGTCAAAGGATTATCATCACTCTAGAGTTGGCATGCGAGCTTTTTTGTAAAGGGCAAGCCAGTAAATACTTGTCTTATGGGCCTGAAATCTACAGTCTCCACCATCACGTTGCAAGTTTCTGCCTCTGAGGCATGAAAACACACTGTGTCTAAGAGAACGGGCACAAGTGTGCACCCAGATACCAGATCTAAGGACAGCAACAGGCATACCCCTTGCCCCAGGGGTCAAGTCATGGCTCTCTTGTGAGTCATTTTAGGGAAGTTGGGTTTTGTGAATGGGCTTACATTTGTGTGCTGTGAGCAAGTGTAGGCGTGAGCAACTGTGACTCTTTTTTAGTCCTCAAAGTTAACTTGGCATAAATGCAAAATGAAGATGTGGGCAAGAAACATTATGAATATGCATTTCCAATCGAGACGGTGAAATTCAAAGAAATTCGTCACAACACGAAGCAATTAGGCCAGACAGCAGCAAGAGCATTgcacccccacccctactcccACAAAAAAATTGCTGGAAAAGCTGTGGACTAGGTGACAGCATTTTTTACAGAAACCATCTAGAGTGCTCGCTGCCATCCTGCCTGCTTACTTCCAATCACGGTTTACGCACTGTCAGCTCTGGCAACTTGCCTGGAAAGCCACCAGCCGGCAAGCGGGAAAATTTAAACCAACAAGACAAATCCAATGCCACTGTCACCATGCAGTCCCAGGACTCCCAGGGGGCACAGCACCCCAGCTGGGAGCATGTGAGTGTTCTCAGGTCTCCCAAGCTCCAGACACCACTCGCTCAGCATGTTCAGGGTACCAGACATTTGGATGGGCAGAGGACGAGCATGTCAAAACAAGCCACAGTTCAGCACCACACACCTGCCCCCCAATCACCAGCCGCAGTGTCTaccaaaggacagggaagtgacACCCCTCCTTTACAAGCTTCTCCCCTGAGACGAAGTACAAACTGGCCCGGAAGAAGAAGTCCCTTCCATCACCTTGGTAGGTATGGACTCTGGCACAGCAACAGTGCAACTGTTGCCCAACTGACAAAGACCAATTCCAATGCGCTCTGCTTGGGTGCCAATGACAGGGACTCTACTCACAGGACACACATCTGTCTCGAAGGGCAAAGGGTATTTACCCTTCTCCAAGATCACAGGGTTCAGAAGTATTCACATGCAcactgggggctgggcagggagtgGTGGCTGAGGCAGATGAGCTCAGATGCCCTGGAGCAGTGTGAGGGGAACAGGCAACACAGGCCCACTGTAAGGTCCCCTGGCTGCAGAGCACAAATTAATACGGAGAGAACATGCCAAGACCCACTAGTCATACTGCTGAAAACCAGAGCTCAAGAGTGAACGGACATGTTACAGAGCAGTGGGCCATGATCTCAACTCTCCTCATCGGAGGTCACAGGAACCAGAAGGCAGTAGCACCCACCCAAAGTGAAGGTGCAGAGACAAAACACCTGTCAGGCCAGAATTCTGTTTCCAGCAAAAACATCACTCAGAAGCAAAggctgaaatgaaaacattttccaaCAGAGACTAAGAGAACCCATGACAAAACCCATAACAAAACCTAAAATACAAGAAACACCAGTGAGAGCTACCTGGACAGAGGGCAAACAACACCAGAGAGAAACCAGTATCTTTAGAAGGAACAAAGGCCACAGGCTTCCCATTTCGGGAAGCATGTAGGTAATAgatgatattttttcctttctgttaaaaaaaaaaaaccaccaccaccaccccacagGACTGCTGGGAGCAGAATTCCCAGGCTTGGCTGGTGGGGTTTATGTGGCCCTTTGCACAGAGGAGcagtggggtggggcagaggggatGTCTTGTGTGAAGTGGACAACATCAGCTCTAAGAAAAGTAAACCACACACATGCCCATCAACAGGGGAAATGATCATTTCTGGTCTAATCTATACAGAACACTACTCATCAGTAAAAAAGGAGGACATACTGACACAAGCAATAAAATCTCAAACACAATGTGTTACACAAACAAGCTAAATACAAAATGACTccatttatacaaaaattaagaACAGGAAAAACAATCTGTTGTGATCTCACAAGTGTACACACCCAGACTCACTGAGATCCGGCTGAGATGTGTGCCTCTTGCTGTGGTCAACTTTTACCTGCAGTAAGAAAGGTGACTCAACATAAATTAGACAGTACCAGCAAACCGAATGAAACATTAAGGTCTCCAATCTGCCAGAGCAGGTGCTTGATTTCACAACTTTCatgaagacacagaaaaacatCCAAGTGCCTGTCATTCCATTCTGTGGCTACTCTCAGCAGACACTGTCACCAGAAAGCTGAAAATACTGTCTGGCCCTTTAAGATAAAAACAGCTGCTATCAACATGATTTGAACAGATGTTTTAATGGAATAAATGCTGCTCAAGCATAAAAACTATTAAATGCAAATTTCTCATCATTTTCACACACTTTTCAAAAGTTAGCGTTCTAGTAAGTCCAAGCTCGTCAACCCCAAGTGGTAGGGTCTGGTAAGGAGGCTTTCTGGAGGCTACATCCAGTCCTCCCAAGCTGTCACCAGGATGGTGTGTAAAGCATGGCTCTGCTCCTGTTACATCCCGTTCAGGTCCTCCCCACCAGCTCAGGGGCTGCAGTGTCAGAGCCCAGCCCCCGGCCTGTCCCATAAGGCCCTTCTGGACACAGGCCCAGCCTGACACCAGCCTCTTCCTGCCACTGCACCCACTGGGCCTCACAGCCTGACAACATGTTCTGCTAACCCTGAGCACCCTGGGTCTTCTAATA contains:
- the LOC110125968 gene encoding mitochondrial import receptor subunit TOM6 homolog translates to MASSGAGVTAAGSANEAPEIPDNVGDWLRGVYRFATDRNDFRRNLILNLGLFAAGVWLARNLSDIDLMAPQPGV